Proteins from a genomic interval of Halomonas alkaliantarctica:
- a CDS encoding methyl-accepting chemotaxis protein, producing the protein MKKTLSIRAMLISLFLAAVLGAVVLAATGWTTNQRLIDSQRYITGEVLPLQGASRDMVLAMGAFGQRHADLLAAENATNLDDVTTQTALDERFRDAREELSGVDQSEGLNELDSHYQELLDGDTSLEAVRREELSLQTQMAERIGAMQMLITQVMLSAEDIAGRTALAQVRSDRQQRELMEAWREDGMTTLPTQLLDTMFTAQADIGRLSGNARMALAQLSDLGRQMMQTNSADALVNLRHNEIAQQVGLARQSLAAIADAPSTEVEQRELINDLDNVIVELDGLMVSDDNAVYELRLQQLALHAQVQAALENVAQAMDQMRGALTDVEAYTVEQADSAAAQAEALANAGRSLLIIVTLVVIVLLAIFGWRTLVRVLGPLVAMRRQMEDISGAAGEGADLSMRLELKRNDEVGQTAQAFNNMMDTFEGMVAQIRESAEAIATSSRQIAAGNENLSQRTDQQAASLAETASSLEEITATVKQTAEYADQAKDASGNVDQRARAAGDVSARTTAAMGDIREASEKITSIIKAIDDIAFQTNLLALNASVEAARAGEQGRGFAVVAQEVRKLAGRSAEEAAQIRHLVDDSVAKVSEGEQLVSASSKHLQEIIDSLGEVTRYVTEIAGATHEQSAGIDQINQAISQLDQVTHQNAQLVQEATTASHTLDDRAGDMHSLVGRFRVSDTAGQRHLALPQKEEVTQ; encoded by the coding sequence ATGAAAAAAACGTTAAGTATTAGAGCCATGCTGATCAGCCTGTTTTTAGCGGCAGTGCTGGGTGCTGTGGTGCTAGCGGCAACAGGTTGGACCACTAACCAGCGGCTAATCGACTCGCAGCGCTATATAACCGGTGAAGTTTTACCTCTTCAGGGTGCCAGCCGAGACATGGTGCTGGCGATGGGTGCGTTTGGTCAACGTCATGCGGATTTACTGGCCGCAGAAAATGCCACCAACCTCGATGACGTCACCACACAAACCGCGTTAGATGAACGCTTTCGCGATGCACGAGAGGAGCTTAGTGGTGTTGATCAATCTGAAGGTTTGAATGAACTGGACAGTCATTATCAGGAATTGCTAGACGGTGATACTTCCCTGGAAGCGGTGCGGCGAGAAGAGCTGAGCTTACAAACTCAGATGGCCGAGCGCATTGGCGCTATGCAAATGCTGATTACGCAGGTGATGCTAAGTGCCGAAGATATTGCCGGGCGCACGGCACTGGCCCAAGTGCGTAGTGACCGACAGCAACGCGAGTTAATGGAAGCCTGGCGTGAAGATGGTATGACAACGCTGCCTACCCAGTTGCTTGACACTATGTTTACCGCACAAGCGGATATTGGACGCTTAAGCGGTAACGCGCGCATGGCATTAGCGCAGTTATCTGACCTTGGTCGCCAGATGATGCAAACGAATAGTGCCGATGCGCTGGTCAATTTACGTCACAACGAAATTGCCCAGCAGGTTGGGCTAGCTAGGCAGTCATTGGCAGCGATCGCAGATGCACCCAGCACCGAAGTAGAGCAGCGCGAGCTTATCAATGACTTAGATAATGTCATTGTGGAACTGGATGGGTTGATGGTATCCGATGACAACGCTGTGTATGAGCTTCGCTTGCAACAACTCGCGTTACACGCGCAAGTGCAAGCGGCGCTGGAGAACGTTGCCCAAGCCATGGATCAGATGCGTGGGGCGCTGACCGATGTTGAGGCCTACACCGTGGAGCAAGCGGACAGTGCTGCTGCTCAGGCAGAAGCGTTAGCCAATGCGGGCCGTTCGTTACTGATTATAGTTACCTTAGTCGTGATTGTATTACTGGCGATCTTTGGCTGGCGCACGCTGGTTCGCGTACTGGGACCACTTGTGGCAATGCGCCGACAAATGGAAGATATCAGCGGTGCGGCTGGAGAGGGTGCCGACCTTTCAATGCGACTTGAGCTAAAGCGTAATGATGAAGTGGGCCAGACAGCTCAAGCATTTAACAACATGATGGATACGTTTGAAGGCATGGTGGCGCAAATTCGTGAAAGCGCCGAAGCGATTGCAACCAGCAGTCGTCAAATTGCTGCCGGGAATGAAAACCTCTCCCAGCGCACCGACCAGCAAGCGGCCTCGTTAGCTGAAACGGCCTCAAGTCTTGAGGAAATCACCGCGACCGTGAAGCAAACCGCTGAGTACGCTGATCAGGCCAAAGACGCCAGCGGTAATGTTGACCAGCGCGCCCGCGCCGCTGGCGATGTATCAGCGCGCACGACGGCAGCAATGGGAGATATCCGCGAGGCGAGCGAAAAAATCACCTCCATCATTAAAGCGATCGACGATATTGCTTTTCAAACCAATTTGCTCGCGCTAAATGCCTCCGTTGAAGCCGCCAGGGCAGGCGAGCAGGGGCGTGGATTTGCAGTGGTGGCGCAAGAAGTACGCAAACTCGCCGGACGCAGTGCCGAAGAAGCGGCCCAAATTCGTCATTTGGTCGACGACAGTGTCGCCAAGGTGAGCGAGGGAGAGCAGCTTGTAAGCGCCTCAAGCAAACACCTGCAGGAAATCATTGATAGCCTGGGTGAGGTGACGCGCTATGTTACCGAGATTGCAGGGGCGACCCATGAGCAATCCGCCGGTATTGACCAAATCAACCAGGCGATTTCGCAGTTGGATCAAGTGACGCACCAGAATGCGCAGTTGGTGCAAGAAGCGACCACCGCCAGCCATACGCTGGATGATCGTGCCGGGGATATGCATTCACTGGTAGGGCGCTTCCGTGTCAGCGACACGGCAGGGCAGCGACATCTAGCGCTGCCACAGAAGGAGGAAGTTACTCAGTAG
- a CDS encoding LysR family transcriptional regulator, with protein sequence MKLDPTSLRLFVRVAEMGTITGAADAEFIATSAVSKRLSELESHFSTPLLHRNNRGVELTPAGNALLHLSRGVLHNLEDLDLQMRDYTSGERGIIRIFANMSAITQYLPGETQAFFEKHPDIGVQLEEKVSPVITREIMANGADIGICAKLPHGYDLAELPYHTDELVLVTPLNHPLANRDAIDFRDSLEHAYVGLHSSSAINLQLLKAASLANRPLRLRIQVTSYDALCLMVQAGLGIGVVPRGAIRQYVGGLQVRVLPIRDDWAKRPLCIYVNNIDRISMAARLFVDHLIESSNNSKQQPVIEKSDRALKAPLI encoded by the coding sequence ATGAAACTCGACCCCACGTCTTTAAGGTTATTTGTGCGGGTAGCAGAGATGGGCACCATAACCGGTGCAGCTGATGCTGAGTTCATTGCAACTTCTGCGGTTAGCAAGCGTTTAAGTGAGCTTGAATCGCATTTCAGCACACCACTGTTACACCGCAATAACCGAGGCGTAGAGTTAACACCAGCAGGTAACGCGTTACTGCACTTGTCTCGCGGGGTGCTGCATAACCTGGAAGACTTAGATCTACAGATGCGCGATTACACTAGCGGAGAGCGCGGCATTATTCGCATTTTTGCCAATATGTCCGCCATCACTCAGTACTTACCCGGCGAGACTCAGGCATTTTTCGAAAAGCATCCTGATATTGGAGTGCAGCTCGAAGAAAAAGTCAGCCCAGTAATTACCCGGGAAATTATGGCGAACGGTGCGGATATTGGTATATGCGCCAAACTCCCTCATGGCTATGACTTAGCTGAGCTGCCTTACCACACAGATGAGCTGGTGCTTGTCACGCCGTTAAATCATCCTCTTGCTAACCGCGATGCCATCGATTTTCGCGACAGCCTAGAACATGCCTATGTTGGGCTGCACTCTTCAAGCGCTATCAATCTTCAGCTCTTAAAGGCCGCCAGCTTAGCCAACAGACCGTTAAGACTGCGCATTCAAGTCACTAGCTACGACGCGCTGTGCTTGATGGTTCAAGCAGGATTAGGGATCGGGGTGGTTCCGAGAGGGGCCATTCGTCAATACGTGGGTGGGTTACAAGTACGTGTACTGCCTATTCGAGATGACTGGGCAAAACGACCGCTGTGCATTTACGTCAACAACATCGATCGAATTTCGATGGCAGCCAGGCTTTTTGTGGATCATCTCATTGAATCTTCAAATAATTCTAAACAACAGCCAGTAATAGAAAAGAGTGACAGGGCTTTAAAAGCTCCATTAATTTAG
- a CDS encoding ABC transporter substrate-binding protein, which translates to MQRLGTLLLRKYLLKMVLLAGMFSPLAAQAELTFGIVAPSSGGAAPLGLGMQKGIETYFAEVNAAGGVNGETLALIARDDQYKPLQAASNTRELIQDDEVLAAIGNVGTPTATVTIPIYNEYKTLLYGAFTGAGVLRRSPPDRYVINYRASYVQETAAMVDGLLEAGILPEEIAFFTQNDSFGDAGYNGATKALTDHGVDNIAALAHGRFTRGTRNIHQGLATILEAPVTPRAVIIVGTYGPAADFIREAKNDLPDAVFLNVSFVGSQALMDELGDLAEGVIITQVVPPLNADLPAVESYRQALAIHARGSEPDFISLEGYLAAKLFVEGVKAAGTNPDREAIVDGLLGLGDIDIGLEEPLSLGRNDHQASDAVWPTIITNGRFESVEWASLLP; encoded by the coding sequence ATGCAACGATTGGGAACCTTGTTGTTGAGAAAATACTTATTGAAAATGGTTTTATTGGCTGGGATGTTTTCTCCGCTAGCAGCGCAGGCAGAACTGACCTTTGGCATTGTTGCTCCTTCCAGCGGTGGCGCTGCACCGCTAGGGCTGGGTATGCAGAAAGGTATCGAAACCTACTTTGCAGAAGTCAATGCGGCGGGCGGGGTTAATGGTGAAACGCTGGCGCTGATTGCGCGGGATGATCAGTACAAACCGCTGCAAGCTGCCAGCAATACCCGAGAGCTTATTCAAGACGATGAAGTGCTGGCTGCGATTGGCAACGTCGGCACCCCGACGGCTACCGTTACCATTCCCATTTATAACGAATATAAGACCCTTCTTTACGGGGCGTTTACTGGTGCAGGGGTGTTGCGCCGGTCACCGCCTGACCGCTATGTGATCAATTACCGAGCTAGCTACGTACAAGAAACCGCCGCCATGGTGGACGGGCTCTTGGAAGCAGGTATTTTACCCGAAGAAATTGCCTTCTTTACCCAAAACGATAGCTTTGGTGATGCAGGATACAACGGCGCCACAAAAGCATTAACCGATCATGGCGTGGATAATATTGCAGCGCTGGCCCATGGCCGCTTTACTCGTGGTACCCGTAATATTCACCAGGGTTTAGCGACCATTCTGGAAGCACCGGTGACACCCCGTGCCGTTATCATTGTCGGTACCTATGGCCCCGCTGCTGACTTCATTCGTGAAGCGAAAAATGACCTTCCTGACGCGGTGTTCCTAAACGTCTCCTTTGTGGGCAGCCAAGCGCTAATGGATGAACTTGGCGATCTGGCAGAAGGTGTCATTATTACTCAGGTAGTACCGCCGCTAAATGCCGACCTGCCTGCCGTTGAGTCCTATCGGCAAGCCCTGGCAATCCATGCGCGGGGTAGCGAACCTGACTTTATTTCCCTTGAAGGTTACCTCGCCGCGAAGCTTTTTGTTGAGGGTGTGAAGGCTGCAGGCACAAACCCGGACCGTGAGGCTATCGTGGATGGCTTGCTCGGCCTGGGAGATATCGACATAGGCTTAGAGGAGCCGCTCAGCTTAGGACGAAATGACCACCAAGCTAGCGACGCGGTATGGCCAACCATTATCACTAACGGCCGTTTCGAGTCGGTGGAGTGGGCGAGCCTGTTGCCTTAA
- a CDS encoding TRAP transporter permease, translated as MDTLESNKIVEKYSEDSGKRQLTGFWFLVMRLIAVAMAVFHLYAAITGAVNTQNAIHLLFALPLIFLGYSCRAKDNQRLPWFDVIPVVLAVAVSGYYIMQFDRIIYELGYLMPTTYDLVFGLLAILLLLEACRRAIGLAFPVLVLIALSYAYFGNHLPGVWGHGGFGWADLVATFYMSPTGIYGSLMRTSSTVIVVFIMFGALLVTTGGGDTFMRLSNSVTGGMAGGPAKAATLCSALFGSISGSTAANVATTGVFTIPLMKKSGYSPRFAAATEASASTGGQILPPIMGAAAFVMADVISVSYLEIIGAALIPALLFYLAIWMSVHFEAKRLGLNPIPKDQRPTLREGLFNIETLLLPIIILITMLVLRYTPTTAAVAAYFTALLIYLFSWRSPGSFMDRLKSIPAALEAGAMTAAMIAVIIGSVAIIASVISLTGLGLKVSSVILVVSGGDVLVTLLLAMVVAIILGMGLPTVAAYMLAASVVAAAFIEAGLPSLSAHLFILYFAILSGVTPPVALAAYIGGAIAGSHWFKTALTATKISLGGFLIPFMFIYHPPLLGNGTPLEIALAVASGVVGIVALAASTIGFFLRPCSWLERGLLLAAALMLINGMVTTDVVGIALIAGLFAWQYRLNRTDKISAPMPSKEPIR; from the coding sequence ATGGATACCCTTGAAAGTAATAAAATTGTTGAAAAATATTCGGAAGATTCGGGTAAGCGTCAGCTAACGGGCTTCTGGTTTTTAGTGATGCGTCTAATCGCGGTGGCGATGGCGGTTTTCCACCTCTACGCTGCAATAACCGGGGCAGTGAATACCCAAAACGCCATTCACCTGCTATTCGCACTACCGTTAATTTTCTTGGGCTACTCCTGTCGCGCAAAGGATAACCAGCGTCTCCCCTGGTTTGATGTCATTCCGGTAGTGCTTGCGGTCGCAGTGAGCGGCTATTACATCATGCAGTTTGATCGCATTATTTATGAGCTTGGCTATCTAATGCCGACCACCTATGACTTGGTGTTTGGCTTATTGGCAATTCTGCTTCTCCTCGAAGCCTGCCGACGTGCCATTGGACTAGCGTTCCCTGTCTTGGTACTTATTGCCCTCTCCTATGCCTATTTTGGTAACCACTTACCTGGTGTTTGGGGTCATGGGGGATTTGGCTGGGCAGACTTGGTGGCCACTTTCTATATGAGCCCGACAGGCATCTACGGCAGTTTGATGCGTACCTCCTCGACGGTGATTGTGGTGTTCATCATGTTTGGCGCGCTACTGGTAACGACAGGTGGTGGTGATACCTTTATGCGGTTGTCTAACTCTGTGACGGGCGGTATGGCGGGTGGTCCTGCTAAAGCCGCCACCTTATGTAGCGCCCTGTTTGGTAGCATCAGCGGCAGTACCGCTGCCAACGTAGCCACGACAGGCGTATTCACCATTCCTTTGATGAAAAAAAGCGGCTATAGCCCACGCTTTGCTGCAGCCACTGAGGCTTCGGCCTCTACAGGCGGACAGATTTTGCCCCCCATTATGGGCGCGGCCGCATTTGTCATGGCCGACGTCATTTCTGTTAGCTATCTCGAAATCATTGGTGCTGCCCTCATTCCAGCGCTGCTTTTCTATCTCGCCATTTGGATGAGCGTTCACTTTGAAGCGAAGCGCCTGGGGCTCAACCCAATACCTAAAGATCAGCGCCCGACATTACGCGAGGGCCTGTTCAATATTGAAACGCTGTTGCTACCGATTATCATACTAATCACCATGCTGGTGCTGCGTTATACCCCAACCACGGCTGCCGTGGCCGCTTATTTTACCGCGCTGCTGATCTATCTCTTCTCCTGGCGTAGCCCAGGCAGCTTTATGGATCGCTTAAAATCGATCCCTGCTGCCTTGGAAGCAGGCGCCATGACCGCGGCCATGATCGCAGTTATCATCGGTAGCGTTGCGATTATTGCCTCAGTAATTAGCCTTACCGGTTTAGGCCTGAAAGTCTCATCGGTCATTCTTGTCGTCAGTGGCGGCGATGTATTGGTCACCCTACTGCTGGCTATGGTCGTCGCGATTATTCTAGGTATGGGCTTACCGACAGTAGCGGCCTATATGCTGGCGGCGTCTGTGGTGGCCGCAGCATTCATTGAAGCGGGCTTACCCAGTCTTTCAGCGCACCTGTTTATCCTCTACTTTGCGATTCTTTCGGGGGTCACACCACCCGTTGCGTTAGCGGCTTATATCGGTGGTGCCATTGCTGGTTCACACTGGTTCAAAACTGCCCTGACGGCGACGAAAATCTCCCTTGGGGGTTTCTTGATTCCCTTTATGTTTATCTACCACCCTCCGCTGCTAGGCAATGGTACTCCGCTTGAAATCGCTCTCGCCGTAGCCTCTGGCGTGGTAGGCATAGTGGCGCTAGCGGCATCGACAATCGGTTTCTTCTTACGTCCGTGCAGTTGGCTGGAACGCGGACTGTTACTTGCGGCAGCGCTGATGCTGATTAACGGCATGGTGACAACCGATGTAGTCGGCATTGCACTTATCGCGGGGCTGTTTGCATGGCAATATCGTTTGAACCGTACTGATAAAATAAGCGCACCGATGCCCAGCAAGGAGCCGATTCGATGA
- a CDS encoding TAXI family TRAP transporter solute-binding subunit, which translates to MKYFAKKSRLLIPASILAFGTLTSAVVQAQEDALNIGAVPTGTGWFFGISEGARVISANTPYEITVRETGGTRENAIRLGRDELDLAFTEALVGYEQYNGIGRFEDTPNENVRLVYWIAPSTMHWAVRQDADINTFENLTGERFNPSSIGGGGEYITELVFDILGVEPDFQRMRIDDAAEGVIDGRLVGFSYNGIPPIPAFTEVHSSRPLQLLSLSEEQLETVTAELPFLSPSIIPADTYRGMDEATSLGIYMGVSANSTLDDDIVYDITQAYWENHDQVSASFAPAKGMTPQDVIDNATFPIHAGALRYYQELGLDIPEDVIPPEAR; encoded by the coding sequence ATGAAATACTTTGCTAAAAAATCACGTCTGCTTATTCCCGCCTCCATCCTGGCATTCGGTACGCTTACCAGCGCCGTTGTACAGGCCCAGGAAGATGCTTTGAATATTGGTGCTGTTCCCACAGGCACCGGTTGGTTCTTTGGTATTTCAGAAGGTGCGCGCGTTATCAGTGCCAATACACCTTACGAAATTACCGTACGCGAGACTGGCGGCACCCGTGAAAATGCTATTCGTTTAGGGCGCGATGAACTGGATCTTGCTTTCACTGAAGCTCTGGTAGGCTATGAGCAGTACAACGGTATTGGCCGCTTTGAGGACACCCCTAACGAAAACGTACGCTTAGTCTACTGGATCGCGCCTTCCACCATGCACTGGGCAGTGCGCCAAGATGCTGACATCAACACTTTTGAAAACCTTACTGGTGAGCGCTTTAATCCCAGCAGCATTGGCGGCGGCGGCGAGTACATCACCGAATTAGTGTTTGATATTCTAGGGGTTGAACCCGACTTTCAGCGCATGCGCATTGATGATGCGGCAGAAGGTGTGATCGACGGTCGTTTAGTCGGTTTCAGCTATAATGGCATCCCGCCTATTCCTGCGTTCACTGAGGTTCACTCATCTCGCCCTCTGCAGCTTCTGTCACTTTCAGAAGAGCAGCTTGAGACCGTCACCGCAGAGCTTCCCTTCTTATCACCATCGATCATCCCTGCAGACACTTACCGCGGCATGGATGAAGCAACGTCGTTAGGTATCTATATGGGCGTGTCAGCTAATAGCACGCTAGATGACGATATTGTTTATGATATCACCCAAGCCTATTGGGAAAATCATGATCAAGTTTCGGCGTCTTTTGCGCCTGCAAAAGGAATGACCCCACAAGACGTAATTGATAATGCCACCTTCCCGATCCACGCGGGTGCGTTGCGCTATTATCAGGAACTGGGTCTTGATATTCCTGAAGACGTTATTCCTCCCGAAGCACGCTAA
- a CDS encoding aconitate hydratase: MTSQASPVAPLNLAQKLISDHLVSGELLPESEIALRIDQALLQDVLGTLVMLELEAMGIDRVHTQPSVQYIDHGLVQADNLNAETYLFLKSACERFGVWYSGPGNGISHPVHMENFGVPGQSLVGCDSHTTSAGALGMLAIGAGGIEVAMAMAGEPLYITMPRIWGVRLEGRLPDWVSAKDVVLELLRRHGVSGGKNSILEFYGPGLDELSAMDRLVIANMGTEMGATTSVFPSDDSTRRFMAARGREDDWQPLAADPGCHYDVEEVIDLSTLVPLIALPSSPDKVVPVSEVVGQPLHQAYIGSSGNPGYRDFAIVSSMVKGRSVADGISLDINPSSRQVLSTLIQEGYLGELVASGARLHQAGCNGCIGMGQAPAVGRNSLRTVPRNFPGRSGTREDSVFLCSPETAAASALAGVISDPRSLPMDYPRINEPDAMVVNRDVFTSPLPLDQARLTPLQKTDNTPALPKLHPLPDRLEIPVLLVTGDNISTDDIMPAGQRVMPYWSSIYASAPFTFEAVDAEYAQRAEATRNLGGHIIVGGHNYGQGSSRENAALVPRYLGLQAVLAKSFARIHWQNLICFGALPLTFINENDAERLALGDSVVIENLHTQIADGPTLEAEIVGKGMIHFHHGLSERQRELLRVGGVINHLKARQA; this comes from the coding sequence ATGACTTCTCAAGCCTCCCCTGTAGCACCTCTTAACTTAGCTCAAAAATTGATCAGTGATCATTTGGTCAGCGGTGAATTGCTTCCTGAGAGTGAAATTGCCCTGCGCATCGACCAAGCGTTGTTGCAGGACGTACTTGGTACTTTAGTGATGCTCGAGCTTGAAGCCATGGGCATTGATAGGGTGCACACTCAGCCGAGCGTTCAATATATCGATCATGGACTTGTCCAAGCCGATAACCTCAATGCCGAGACCTATCTATTTCTAAAAAGTGCCTGTGAACGCTTTGGCGTTTGGTATTCAGGCCCTGGCAATGGCATTAGCCACCCCGTGCATATGGAAAATTTTGGTGTGCCTGGCCAGTCGCTGGTAGGTTGCGACAGCCATACTACCTCGGCGGGTGCATTGGGAATGCTGGCCATTGGCGCAGGTGGTATTGAAGTCGCTATGGCAATGGCCGGTGAGCCGCTGTATATCACCATGCCCCGGATTTGGGGCGTTCGCCTAGAAGGGCGTTTACCGGACTGGGTGTCGGCTAAAGATGTGGTTCTGGAGCTGCTTCGTCGTCATGGGGTGTCGGGTGGCAAAAATAGCATTCTTGAATTTTACGGCCCAGGACTTGATGAGCTCTCGGCAATGGATCGACTAGTGATCGCCAATATGGGCACTGAAATGGGTGCCACGACCAGTGTGTTTCCTAGTGATGATAGTACGCGACGCTTTATGGCAGCCCGGGGACGCGAAGACGATTGGCAACCGTTAGCAGCAGACCCCGGTTGCCACTACGATGTTGAAGAAGTGATCGATTTATCAACACTGGTGCCGCTCATTGCACTGCCTTCAAGCCCGGATAAAGTGGTGCCTGTGAGTGAAGTGGTCGGGCAGCCATTGCACCAAGCTTATATTGGCTCGTCGGGTAATCCTGGTTATCGTGACTTTGCTATCGTGTCGAGCATGGTAAAAGGTCGCTCAGTAGCAGACGGCATATCGCTGGACATCAACCCCTCATCGCGACAAGTGCTTTCCACCTTGATTCAAGAAGGCTATTTAGGTGAGTTAGTTGCTAGTGGTGCACGCTTACACCAAGCTGGCTGCAATGGCTGTATTGGAATGGGGCAGGCGCCTGCTGTAGGGCGCAACAGTTTACGTACGGTGCCGCGTAACTTCCCTGGCCGTTCGGGTACCCGGGAAGACAGTGTGTTTCTATGCAGCCCAGAAACAGCCGCTGCCTCGGCTTTGGCTGGTGTGATCAGCGACCCTCGTAGCCTGCCAATGGACTATCCGCGTATTAATGAGCCTGATGCTATGGTGGTTAATCGCGATGTCTTTACGTCGCCGCTGCCGCTTGATCAAGCCCGCTTAACGCCGCTACAAAAAACCGATAACACGCCTGCACTACCGAAACTCCACCCGCTACCTGATCGTTTGGAGATTCCCGTGTTGCTCGTCACGGGCGATAACATCTCAACCGATGACATTATGCCTGCTGGTCAGCGCGTGATGCCGTACTGGAGCAGTATCTATGCTTCTGCACCTTTTACTTTTGAAGCCGTCGATGCTGAGTATGCACAGCGTGCGGAAGCAACGCGTAACTTAGGTGGTCATATCATTGTAGGTGGGCATAACTACGGTCAGGGCTCTAGCCGAGAGAATGCAGCTCTTGTGCCTCGTTACCTTGGATTGCAGGCTGTATTGGCAAAAAGTTTTGCACGAATCCACTGGCAAAACTTGATCTGTTTTGGCGCACTGCCACTGACATTTATTAATGAAAATGATGCTGAGCGGTTAGCTCTGGGCGATAGCGTTGTGATTGAGAATCTGCATACGCAGATAGCAGATGGCCCTACGCTAGAGGCAGAAATAGTCGGCAAAGGCATGATTCACTTCCATCATGGGCTGAGTGAGCGTCAGCGCGAGCTTTTGCGTGTAGGTGGTGTGATTAATCATCTCAAAGCACGCCAAGCCTAA
- a CDS encoding flavin reductase family protein yields MSDYLLNESPLSPGVIYRLLSGAVCPRPIAWVSTQDKHGNANLAPFSFFNVASVNPPVLAFSPLLNGSGELKDTVHNLNENAECVVHVGSEALIEALNTTSASLPPGEDEFTLAGLEKADMPGVSVPRIANAPVAFGCKLFDMIRFGDQPLAGTLVLAQVISIHIDDALWDGRHVDMDKLKPVGRLAGSDYIRISDRFAIERPD; encoded by the coding sequence ATGAGCGATTACCTATTAAATGAATCCCCGCTAAGCCCTGGTGTTATTTATCGTTTGTTATCCGGTGCAGTGTGCCCACGGCCTATTGCCTGGGTGTCTACCCAAGATAAACACGGAAATGCTAATTTAGCGCCGTTCTCTTTCTTCAATGTAGCCAGTGTTAACCCACCCGTGCTGGCGTTTTCGCCATTGCTCAATGGCAGCGGTGAGCTTAAAGACACGGTGCATAATCTAAATGAAAACGCTGAATGCGTTGTTCATGTGGGAAGCGAAGCGTTAATCGAAGCGCTTAATACCACCAGTGCAAGCCTGCCACCAGGAGAGGATGAGTTTACTCTGGCCGGGCTTGAAAAAGCTGATATGCCGGGCGTAAGCGTACCGCGGATTGCCAATGCCCCAGTTGCGTTTGGTTGCAAACTGTTCGATATGATTCGTTTTGGTGACCAACCGTTGGCTGGCACCTTAGTGTTGGCCCAAGTCATTTCCATCCATATTGACGATGCGTTGTGGGATGGCCGCCATGTGGATATGGATAAGCTCAAACCTGTTGGGCGATTAGCGGGTAGTGATTACATTCGAATTAGTGATCGTTTCGCTATCGAACGCCCTGATTAG
- a CDS encoding GntR family transcriptional regulator: MTAADRVYHIIKQRILNGSYAAGSYVREAAIGEELDYSRTPIREALRRLVSDGWVEAIPHHGARVVSWTQHDVEEVFELRVLLEPQVVRRATKRISEVQISTLSRFADQMEILCQQDDERAVDEIAVLNNQFHAELVTAADSPRLQRLLETIVQVPVSRRSFHHYTREELLGSMQHHREIIRALQHGDGEWAAAIMRAHILAARIAQMRQKQPANKVEVDHRFSKGLLIS; this comes from the coding sequence ATGACAGCAGCCGACCGTGTTTACCACATCATCAAGCAGCGCATCCTCAATGGCAGCTATGCTGCGGGCAGCTATGTACGCGAAGCGGCTATTGGAGAGGAACTTGATTACAGCCGCACGCCCATTCGCGAAGCATTGCGTCGTTTGGTATCCGATGGCTGGGTTGAAGCTATTCCCCACCATGGCGCTCGTGTGGTGAGTTGGACACAGCATGACGTGGAAGAAGTGTTTGAATTGAGAGTCTTGTTAGAACCACAAGTGGTTAGACGAGCCACTAAACGTATTAGCGAAGTCCAGATCTCCACATTGAGTCGTTTTGCCGATCAAATGGAAATACTGTGCCAGCAAGACGATGAGCGTGCAGTGGATGAAATCGCTGTGCTTAATAATCAGTTTCACGCTGAGCTGGTGACGGCGGCGGATAGCCCTCGCCTCCAACGATTATTAGAAACGATTGTGCAAGTGCCAGTCTCAAGGCGCAGTTTTCACCATTACACCCGTGAGGAGCTGCTGGGCAGTATGCAGCACCATCGAGAAATTATTCGTGCCTTGCAACATGGCGATGGTGAGTGGGCGGCTGCCATTATGCGTGCGCACATATTAGCGGCACGAATTGCACAAATGCGCCAAAAACAACCCGCCAATAAAGTTGAAGTAGATCATCGGTTTAGTAAGGGATTGTTAATTAGTTAG